From Pseudoxanthomonas sp. CF385, a single genomic window includes:
- a CDS encoding NAD-dependent epimerase/dehydratase family protein → MTPPASTRLRVALVGAGYVATHHLAALKQLDFVDVVGICDPQLPAAQALADRFGVKRVAARLDELADLQPQAVYVLTPPAFHAAIALQAMEMGCHVLVEKPMADTVEDCEAMIAAARARKVQLGVNHSDLFDPVLMQAVQAVRDGRIGDVVSVEIVRNSEYPPYAGGPLPGSVTQGSYPFRDLGVHGLYTVEAFLGPVHDLRVDYQARGTDPNLHFDEWQAHARARDGVGRLLLSWNARPMENRVFVRGTRGAIEVDRFLQTCRIHRVLPGPKFIGIVANAFFSAVKDVFRVPWNVVRFATGMLKPSPGIRRGAVEFAHAARDNASPPFTGDDALRIARLLEPACAAPDAERIALLESRYVDLPPADVLVTGAAGFLGKRVVARLREQGKTVRVLVRRPVAAYSADAGIQTVVGDLGDPRIVHHAVRGVPLVYHVGAAMRGGPRDFEAGTVWGTRNMIDACVAEATARLVYVSSMSVFDHAGRDPAAVMTESSPLEPHPEWRGAYTQTKLSAERMVLDAVAQHGLPAVIVRPGQIFGPGAEKVTPNGVIGLAGRWVAVGDGAVALPLIYVDDVVDALVCAAEAPLPAQRVFNVVDTSRVTQQDYLARCRRKLGDEVKVVRVPRWTFMLLGFGVEQLGKVLRRDVPLTRYRVRSLRPLANFDTTAARTDLGWTPRTGVEKGLDATFG, encoded by the coding sequence ATGACCCCACCCGCCTCCACCCGCCTGCGCGTCGCCCTCGTCGGCGCCGGGTATGTCGCCACCCATCACCTGGCCGCGCTCAAGCAGCTGGATTTCGTCGACGTGGTCGGCATCTGCGATCCGCAGCTGCCCGCCGCGCAGGCGCTGGCCGACCGCTTCGGCGTGAAGCGCGTCGCCGCGCGTCTGGACGAGCTGGCCGACCTGCAGCCGCAGGCGGTCTACGTACTGACGCCGCCCGCCTTCCATGCCGCCATCGCATTGCAGGCGATGGAGATGGGCTGCCATGTGCTGGTCGAAAAGCCGATGGCCGACACCGTCGAAGACTGCGAGGCCATGATCGCCGCGGCGCGCGCCCGCAAGGTCCAGCTGGGCGTCAACCACTCCGACCTGTTCGATCCGGTGCTGATGCAGGCCGTGCAGGCCGTGCGCGACGGCCGCATCGGCGACGTGGTCTCGGTGGAGATCGTGCGCAATTCGGAGTACCCCCCGTACGCCGGCGGTCCGCTGCCGGGTTCGGTCACCCAGGGCTCCTATCCGTTCCGCGACCTCGGCGTGCATGGCCTCTACACCGTCGAAGCCTTCCTCGGCCCGGTGCACGACCTGCGCGTGGACTACCAGGCGCGCGGCACCGATCCGAACCTGCACTTCGACGAATGGCAGGCGCACGCCCGGGCCCGCGACGGCGTGGGCCGCCTGCTGCTGTCGTGGAACGCGCGCCCGATGGAAAACCGCGTGTTCGTCCGCGGCACGCGCGGCGCCATCGAAGTCGACCGCTTCCTGCAGACCTGCCGCATCCATCGCGTGCTGCCGGGGCCGAAGTTCATCGGCATCGTCGCCAACGCGTTCTTCAGCGCGGTCAAGGATGTGTTCCGGGTGCCGTGGAACGTGGTGCGCTTCGCCACCGGCATGCTCAAGCCCTCGCCCGGCATCCGCCGCGGCGCCGTCGAGTTCGCCCATGCCGCGCGCGACAACGCCTCGCCGCCGTTCACCGGCGACGATGCGCTGCGCATCGCGCGCCTGCTGGAGCCCGCATGCGCCGCGCCGGACGCCGAGCGCATCGCCCTGCTGGAATCGCGCTACGTCGATCTGCCGCCCGCCGACGTGCTGGTGACCGGTGCCGCCGGTTTCCTCGGCAAGCGCGTCGTGGCGCGCCTGCGCGAACAGGGCAAGACCGTGCGCGTGCTGGTGCGCCGGCCGGTGGCCGCGTACAGCGCCGATGCCGGCATCCAGACCGTCGTCGGCGATCTCGGCGATCCGCGCATCGTCCACCACGCCGTGCGCGGCGTGCCGCTGGTCTACCACGTGGGCGCGGCGATGCGCGGCGGCCCGCGCGACTTCGAAGCGGGCACCGTCTGGGGCACGCGCAACATGATCGACGCCTGCGTGGCCGAAGCGACCGCGCGCCTGGTCTACGTCAGCTCGATGAGCGTGTTCGACCATGCCGGCCGCGATCCCGCGGCGGTGATGACCGAATCCTCGCCGCTGGAACCGCATCCCGAATGGCGCGGCGCCTACACCCAGACCAAGCTCTCGGCCGAACGCATGGTGCTGGATGCGGTCGCACAGCACGGCCTGCCCGCCGTCATCGTGCGGCCGGGCCAGATCTTCGGTCCCGGTGCGGAGAAGGTCACGCCGAACGGCGTCATCGGCCTGGCCGGCCGCTGGGTCGCCGTCGGCGATGGCGCGGTGGCGCTGCCGCTGATCTATGTCGACGACGTGGTGGATGCCCTGGTCTGCGCCGCGGAAGCACCGCTGCCCGCGCAGCGCGTGTTCAATGTGGTGGACACCTCGCGCGTCACCCAGCAGGACTACCTCGCGCGCTGCCGCCGCAAGCTGGGCGACGAGGTCAAGGTGGTGCGCGTGCCGCGCTGGACGTTCATGCTGCTCGGCTTCGGCGTGGAGCAACTGGGCAAGGTCCTGCGCCGCGACGTGCCGCTGACCCGCTACCGCGTGCGCTCGCTGCGTCCGCTCGCCAATTTCGATACCACCGCCGCGCGCACCGACCTGGGCTGGACGCCGCGCACCGGCGTGGAGAAGGGACTGGATGCGACGTTCGGCTGA
- a CDS encoding GNAT family N-acetyltransferase → MRRSAETGATAARCDVRVERLPALDVLEARWRALEARSHGSFFQSWIWIGTWLRTLCPLPRARLMSVWLDGECIGLGIVVEQRRFFALGLKHVRLHQVGDRVADSITIEFNGVLSLAGSEHDVLAACVAHFEHRERHWLTLYLPGLDMDGIPLERLRSPRLRLQMMARPTPYVDLASLRLTQQDYVSTVPGSSTRARLRRTARKLADQFGPLACSTAVTQPDRLAFFDELVRLHQAHWDEDTGEHGAFGDPRVIAFHRALIAASTSEAGVHLMRLEAGDATVGYLYHLVWRGTSCFYQAGIDYRQVGQAGSPGLLLLASAINEFLGNGFDRYELMAGHVDYKRSLAMAEGRMGWLSVDRVGWRARIVDLYRRRRGDEIVP, encoded by the coding sequence ATGCGACGTTCGGCTGAGACCGGCGCAACCGCCGCACGCTGTGACGTGCGGGTCGAGCGTCTTCCCGCCCTGGATGTGCTGGAGGCGCGCTGGCGCGCGCTCGAGGCGCGCAGCCACGGCAGTTTCTTCCAGAGCTGGATCTGGATCGGCACGTGGCTCCGTACGCTGTGCCCGTTGCCGCGTGCGCGCCTGATGTCGGTGTGGCTCGACGGCGAATGCATCGGCCTGGGCATCGTGGTCGAGCAACGCCGGTTCTTCGCGCTGGGCCTCAAGCATGTCCGCCTGCACCAGGTGGGCGACCGCGTGGCCGACAGCATCACCATCGAGTTCAACGGCGTGCTGTCGCTGGCCGGCAGCGAGCACGATGTCCTCGCCGCCTGCGTGGCGCACTTCGAACACCGCGAACGCCACTGGCTGACGCTCTACCTGCCCGGCCTGGACATGGACGGCATCCCGCTGGAACGCTTGCGTTCGCCGCGGCTGCGCTTGCAGATGATGGCGCGGCCCACGCCCTACGTGGACCTGGCCAGCCTCAGGCTGACCCAGCAGGACTACGTGAGCACGGTGCCGGGCAGCAGCACCCGTGCGCGCCTTCGCCGCACCGCGCGCAAGCTGGCGGATCAGTTCGGCCCGCTCGCCTGCAGCACCGCGGTGACGCAGCCGGACAGGCTGGCGTTCTTCGACGAACTGGTCCGCCTGCACCAGGCGCACTGGGACGAGGACACCGGCGAGCACGGCGCGTTCGGCGACCCGCGCGTCATCGCGTTCCATCGCGCGCTGATCGCCGCCTCCACCTCGGAGGCCGGCGTGCACCTGATGCGGCTGGAAGCCGGTGACGCGACCGTGGGCTATCTCTACCACTTGGTCTGGCGCGGCACGAGCTGCTTCTACCAGGCCGGCATCGACTACCGCCAGGTGGGCCAGGCCGGCAGTCCCGGCCTGTTGCTGCTCGCCAGCGCCATCAACGAATTCCTTGGCAATGGCTTCGACCGCTACGAGCTGATGGCCGGCCATGTCGACTACAAGCGCTCGCTGGCGATGGCCGAAGGCCGCATGGGCTGGCTGTCGGTGGACCGGGTGGGTTGGCGCGCGCGCATCGTCGACCTCTACCGTCGCCGACGCGGCGACGAGATCGTGCCGTGA
- a CDS encoding GNAT family N-acetyltransferase → MSLRTRLRPLDDLSNDDLRAWEALAKRSAASVPFLHPGFVLAAARWLTPDAPPVVLTVERGDTLIGLTCLQRRAPNLFVPVPHWRAYRHPHAFQSGVLHLPGEAAEVAGAVAARMREGTLRDRAIVWHNVAGDGELWAALRDQADLAWTQTALSQRPVLRRHPDDVPAAARVRAATAKDLRRRLRRLQERGDVSLRILQGADADEAAAMRHLTLEDAGWKGERGSSMLASEGERTFFLELVPRLASSGGMVFVETLCGDQVVASSSNLHFGNGLSGFKTGWDPAFAASSPGKLNEWHLLQALDGQWPDLALFDSQAHETSYMAELLPDRQPMVSGILHTGRLHRMAMAVARPLRPLAYRLGHDD, encoded by the coding sequence GTGAGCCTGCGCACGCGCCTGCGGCCGCTGGATGACCTGTCGAACGACGACCTGCGCGCCTGGGAGGCCTTGGCGAAGCGGTCGGCGGCCTCGGTGCCGTTCCTGCATCCGGGCTTCGTGCTCGCCGCCGCGCGCTGGCTGACGCCGGACGCGCCACCGGTCGTGCTGACCGTCGAGCGCGGCGACACGTTGATCGGCCTGACCTGCCTGCAACGGCGCGCACCGAATCTGTTCGTGCCGGTGCCGCATTGGCGCGCGTACCGGCACCCGCATGCGTTCCAATCCGGCGTGCTGCACCTGCCCGGCGAAGCCGCCGAGGTCGCGGGTGCCGTCGCCGCACGCATGCGCGAGGGCACCCTACGCGACCGCGCGATCGTGTGGCACAACGTCGCCGGCGACGGCGAACTCTGGGCTGCGCTGCGCGATCAGGCCGACCTGGCCTGGACGCAGACCGCGCTGTCGCAGCGACCGGTGCTGCGCCGCCATCCCGATGACGTGCCGGCAGCGGCGCGCGTCCGCGCCGCCACCGCCAAGGACCTGCGCCGGCGGCTGCGTCGCCTGCAGGAACGCGGCGACGTCAGCCTGCGCATCCTGCAGGGCGCGGACGCCGATGAAGCCGCCGCCATGCGCCACCTGACCCTGGAAGATGCCGGCTGGAAGGGCGAACGCGGCAGCTCGATGCTGGCTTCGGAAGGCGAGCGCACGTTTTTCCTCGAACTGGTGCCGCGGCTGGCGAGCAGCGGTGGCATGGTTTTCGTGGAAACGCTGTGCGGCGACCAGGTGGTGGCCAGCAGCAGCAACCTGCATTTCGGCAACGGGCTGAGCGGATTCAAGACCGGCTGGGATCCGGCGTTCGCCGCAAGCAGTCCCGGCAAGCTCAACGAATGGCACCTGCTGCAGGCGCTGGATGGCCAATGGCCGGACCTCGCGCTGTTCGACAGCCAGGCGCATGAGACGTCCTACATGGCCGAACTGCTGCCCGATCGGCAGCCGATGGTCTCCGGCATCCTGCATACGGGACGCCTGCACCGCATGGCGATGGCGGTCGCACGGCCGTTGCGCCCGCTCGCCTACCGGCTGGGGCACGACGACTAG